Proteins encoded within one genomic window of Paramisgurnus dabryanus chromosome 13, PD_genome_1.1, whole genome shotgun sequence:
- the polr3c gene encoding DNA-directed RNA polymerase III subunit RPC3, with protein MTTQEVRLCGLLLQEHFGEVVEKVAIHLLRSGVLNLRALVHETKLPLDLVKKSLCVLVQHGMCTFGPGRRGPGGPVEYQMNSENILHMLRYPRYIYTAKSLYGDTGELIVEEILQRGQMTMSTTVSTVADRLTHNMPEGQSMDYSEVVTAFSRLVETHFLQRCPPMLSAEPSSSGDANSNPPPAVTKPSEPESHPDCYKLPYINITGKGKRRRSDEVEAHKSAAKKAKTDSSEFGDEGIYWKVNFERFHLHFRDQTIISAVACKLDQTSSEIVRTMLRMSEVTTPANAAFTQALSANEIFRSLPSNYNIARQILDQYLTLLVDDPMEFVGKTGDSGGGMFVVNLHRALANLGRATLESVVQERFGSRSARIFRLLLRKRHLEQKQVEDFAMIPAKEAKDMLYTLLSENLVQLQEIPKTPDHAPSRTFYLYTVNQLPTARLLLQHCYKTVGNLIERRQYETKENKRLLEKSQRIEAILASLQATEAEAEQLTEVEEMITAPERQQLESLRHHINKLDSSENQVDETIFLLESYINSTKSK; from the exons ATGACAACACAGGAGGTTCGTCTGTGTGGGCTGCTACTGCAGGAGCACTTTGGAGAGGTGGTGGAGAAAGTGGCCATTCATCTTCTCCGCAGTGGAGTTCTGAACTTACGAGCTCTTGTTCATGAGACCAAACTACCGCTTGACTTG GTCAAGAAGTCTTTGTGTGTGCTGGTGCAGCATGGGATGTGTACGTTTGGTCCAGGCCGTCGAGGTCCAGGGGGACCCGTGGAGTACCAGATGAACAGTGAGAACATTCTGCACATGCTCCGTTATCCACGCTACATCTACACGGCCAAGAGTCTTTACGGAGACACAGGGGAGCTCATTGTTGAGGAGATACTGCAGAGAGGCCAGATGACGATGAGCACCACAGTCAGTACTGTAGCAGACAGACTGACACACAATATGCCAG AGGGCCAGTCTATGGACTACAGTGAGGTTGTCACTGCATTTTCCCGGTTGGTGGAGACGCATTTTTTGCAGCGCTGCCCCCCAATGCTGTCGGCAGAACCATCATCTTCGGGTGATGCCAACTCTAACCCTCCTCCGGCTGTGACAAAGCCCAGTGAACCAGAAAGCCACCCAGATTGCTATAAACTTCCTTATATCAATATTACCG GTAAGGGAAAACGAAGACGCAGTGATGAAGTTGAAGCTCACAAGAGTGCTGCAAAGAAAGCCAAGACGGACAGCAGTGAG TTCGGTGATGAAGGGATCTATTGGAAGGTGAACTTTGAACGTTTTCACCTGCACTTCAGGGATCAGACCATCATAAGTGCCGTTGCCTGTAAACTTGATCAG ACCAGCAGTGAGATAGTTCGAACCATGTTACGAATGAGTGAGGTTACAACACCTGCAAATGCTGCTTTCACACAGGCTCTTTCGGCTAATGAG ATTTTCCGATCTCTTCCCTCTAATTACAACATCGCCAGGCAGATTTTAGACCAATACCTTACTCTCCTCGTTGATGATCCG ATGGAATTTGTGGGGAAGACGGGTGACAGTGGAGGAGGGATGTTTGTTGTCA ATTTGCATCGTGCACTGGCTAACCTGGGCAGGGCCACTCTCGAGTCTGTGGTCCAGGAGAG GTTTGGTTCCCGTTCAGCTCGCATCTTTCGTCTGTTGCTACGGAAACGGCACCTGGAGCAAAAGCAGGTGGAAGATTTTGCCATGATACCAGCCAAAGAGGCCAAAGACATGCTGTATACACTTCTGTCGGAAAATCTGGTCCAGCTACAG GAAATCCCAAAGACACCAGACCACGCCCCCTCTCGAACGTTCTATCTGTACACAGTTAATCAGCTGCCAACAGCCAGACTCCTGCTGCAACACTGCTATAAG ACAGTTGGAAACCTGATTGAGAGAAGGCAGTATGAGACCAAGGAGAACAA GCGACTTTTGGAAAAGTCTCAGCGAATTGAAGCCATTCTGGCATCCCTGCAGGCCACGGAGGCAGAGGCCGAGCAGCTGACAGAGGTGGAGGAGATGATCACAGCTCCAGAGAGACAGCAGCTGGAGTCGCTACGGCACCACATAAACAA GTTGGATTCCAGTGAAAACCAGGTGGATGAGACCATATTTCTTCTTGAATCCTACATTAACTCCACAAAGTCCAAATAG